Proteins co-encoded in one Paracrocinitomix mangrovi genomic window:
- the gyrA gene encoding DNA gyrase subunit A: MAEGEKIIKINIEDEMKSAYIDYSMSVIVSRALPDVRDGFKPVHRRVLYGMQDLGVFSNRPYKKSARIVGDVLGKYHPHGDSSVYDTMVRMAQPWSLRYPLVDGQGNFGSVDGDSPAAMRYTESRLQKIAEDMLADLDKETVDFAPNFDDSLQEPTVLPTKIPNLLVNGAAGIAVGMATNMPPHNLTEVVEGTIAYIDNRDIEIEELMQYIKAPDFPTGATIYGYEGVKEAFETGRGRVVMRGKASIEEIREGREAIIVHEIPYQVNKADMIKKTAELVNEGRIDGISDIRDESDRKGMRIVYELKRDAIPNVVLNKLYKYTYLQTSFSVNNIALVNGKPEMLNLKDMIHHFVEHRHEVVTRRTQYELRKAEERAHILEGLIIASDNIDEVIALIRGSKSPEEAREKLIARFELSDIQARAIVEMRLRQLTGLEQDKLRAEYDELIEKIADLKDILANESRRMDIIKTELIEVKEKYGDERRSNIEYSANEMKIEDLIPNEEVVISISHAGYIKRTALNEYRVQSRGGVGAKGAATRDKDFLEHLFVSTNHNWLLIFTEKGKCFWMRIFEVPEGAKNAKGRALQNLINIEQDDSIKAFINVADLKDEEYIKDKYIIMCTKKGVIKKTKLDAYSRPRTNGINAIGIREGDELLEAKLTNGSMEIMMALKSGKAIRFNEEKVRFMGRTASGVRGVTLASAKDEVVGMICVEGEDANVLVVSSNGYGKRSEVADYRVTNRGGKGVKTINVTDKTGELIAMKNVTDDDDLMIITKNGITIRMHVDELRVMGRATQGVKVITLRNSDEIAAVAKVYRDRDEEAAEGEEGETNDAEGTADNNLGNEEE, encoded by the coding sequence ATGGCAGAGGGAGAGAAAATAATCAAAATCAATATTGAGGATGAAATGAAGTCCGCCTACATTGATTATTCAATGTCGGTAATTGTTTCCAGAGCACTTCCGGATGTAAGAGACGGTTTTAAACCCGTTCACAGAAGAGTGTTGTACGGAATGCAAGACTTAGGAGTATTCTCTAATCGTCCTTATAAGAAATCAGCTAGAATTGTGGGGGATGTGCTTGGTAAGTACCATCCGCATGGCGACTCATCAGTATATGATACTATGGTGCGTATGGCGCAACCTTGGTCTTTGAGATATCCTTTAGTGGATGGTCAAGGAAACTTTGGTTCTGTCGACGGAGATAGTCCTGCAGCAATGCGTTATACGGAGTCTAGACTGCAGAAAATTGCAGAAGATATGTTGGCTGATTTGGACAAAGAAACTGTTGATTTTGCTCCAAACTTTGATGACTCCCTTCAAGAGCCTACTGTATTACCTACAAAAATACCTAATCTTTTAGTTAATGGAGCTGCAGGTATTGCAGTAGGTATGGCTACTAATATGCCTCCTCACAACTTAACAGAGGTTGTTGAAGGAACAATTGCTTATATCGATAATAGAGATATTGAGATTGAGGAATTGATGCAATATATTAAAGCGCCAGATTTCCCAACCGGAGCAACTATTTATGGTTACGAAGGAGTGAAAGAAGCTTTTGAAACCGGTAGAGGTAGAGTAGTGATGAGAGGTAAAGCCTCAATTGAAGAGATCAGAGAAGGTAGAGAAGCTATTATTGTTCATGAAATTCCTTATCAGGTTAACAAAGCAGATATGATTAAAAAGACTGCTGAGTTAGTTAATGAAGGAAGAATTGATGGTATCTCAGATATTAGAGATGAGTCTGATAGAAAAGGAATGCGAATTGTTTACGAATTAAAGCGTGACGCAATTCCTAATGTAGTATTAAACAAATTATATAAGTACACTTATCTACAGACTTCATTTTCAGTTAATAACATTGCATTGGTAAATGGTAAGCCAGAGATGTTGAATCTAAAAGATATGATTCATCATTTTGTGGAGCACAGACACGAAGTTGTTACCAGAAGAACGCAATATGAATTGAGAAAAGCTGAAGAGAGAGCGCATATTTTAGAAGGTTTAATCATTGCTTCAGATAACATTGATGAAGTAATTGCATTGATCAGAGGATCTAAAAGCCCAGAAGAAGCGAGAGAGAAGTTAATTGCAAGATTTGAATTGTCAGATATTCAGGCCAGAGCAATTGTTGAAATGAGATTGAGACAATTAACAGGACTGGAGCAAGATAAATTAAGAGCTGAATACGACGAATTGATTGAGAAAATTGCTGATTTGAAAGATATCCTTGCTAACGAAAGCAGAAGAATGGATATCATCAAAACGGAATTGATTGAAGTAAAAGAAAAATACGGAGACGAAAGAAGATCTAATATTGAATACTCAGCTAATGAGATGAAGATTGAGGATTTGATTCCGAATGAAGAAGTTGTTATTTCTATCTCTCACGCAGGATATATTAAGCGTACAGCATTGAACGAATACCGCGTTCAAAGTAGAGGAGGAGTTGGAGCAAAAGGAGCTGCAACAAGAGATAAAGATTTCTTAGAACACTTATTTGTATCTACTAACCACAACTGGTTATTGATCTTTACAGAAAAAGGTAAGTGTTTCTGGATGAGAATATTTGAAGTGCCAGAAGGTGCTAAAAATGCAAAAGGTAGAGCATTACAAAACTTGATCAATATTGAGCAAGACGACTCTATTAAAGCATTTATTAATGTAGCTGACTTGAAAGATGAAGAGTACATCAAAGACAAGTACATTATTATGTGTACTAAGAAAGGTGTAATCAAGAAAACCAAGTTAGATGCTTACTCGAGACCAAGAACCAATGGTATTAACGCAATCGGAATTAGAGAAGGAGATGAGTTGTTAGAAGCTAAATTGACTAATGGAAGCATGGAAATCATGATGGCATTGAAGTCAGGGAAAGCTATCAGATTCAACGAGGAGAAAGTTCGTTTTATGGGAAGAACCGCTTCTGGTGTAAGAGGTGTTACCTTGGCAAGTGCTAAAGACGAAGTGGTAGGAATGATTTGCGTAGAGGGAGAAGATGCAAACGTATTGGTTGTATCATCAAATGGATACGGAAAACGTTCAGAAGTAGCAGATTATCGTGTTACTAACCGTGGAGGTAAAGGTGTTAAAACAATCAATGTTACTGATAAAACTGGTGAGTTGATCGCTATGAAAAACGTAACTGATGATGATGATTTGATGATCATTACTAAAAATGGAATTACGATTAGAATGCACGTGGATGAATTACGTGTAATGGGTAGAGCTACGCA